The following is a genomic window from Prevotella nigrescens.
AGATGAGTACCCTGCATCTGCAATAGGCATAAATCTTCCTAATGCAGATTGGATAAGAGCAGAGTATGGTTCAAAAAGTGTAACTATTTCTAATCTTACACAAGCTTATAATATGGCTGCAAAAGGCAATGGATTTATAGAAGAGTTTGTTGTTGATGCTCAAATACGCAAGTTGATAGAAGCCTATGGTAATCTAACCGATGAACTACATACAGATTTGCACGAATGTTTAGGGCATGGTAGTGGTAAACTACTTTCAGGAATAGATTCAGATTCGTTAAAGAATTACGGTAATACTATAGAAGAAGCAAGAGCCGATTTATTCGGACTTTATTATATAGGCGATAAAAAGTTGTTGGAGTTGGGATTATTGGATTCCGAAGAAGCCTTTAAAGCCCAATATTATACTTATATAATGAATGGACTGATGACACAGTTGGCTCGTATTAAACCTAATAAACAGATTGAAGAAGCACACATGCAAAATCGTGCCTTAATTGCATGGTGGGCTTACGAGATAGGGAGGTCAGAAAATGTGATAGAGTTTGTGAAATTGCCTGATGACACAACAAAAGAGCTTAAAACATTTGTATGCATCAACGATTATGTGGCTTTGCGTCAAATTTTTGCTCAACAACTTACAGAGATTCAGCGAATAAAGAGTATGGGCGATTTCAATGCAGCAAGAAAACTCGTAGAAAGTTATGCGGTAAAAGTAAACAAGGCACTTCACAACGAAGTGCTACAACGTTATGCACAGTTGGATATAGCACCCTATAAAGGTTTTATAAACCCAATTATGAAGTTAGAATACGACCATGACAACCAAATAGTTGATGTAAAATTAGATTATACGGAGACTTATGCTCATCAAATGATGAGATATTCAAAAGATTATAGTTTATGGTAACAGGAAAAACACACGATAAACTGAAGCAGATAAAGCAATCTTTTCACTTGTTTATGAATGGTGTTGCTGCCCAGTCTATGCGTGAAAAGGGGGCAGAATATAAAGTGAATTGGGGAATAGACTTGATTAATCTGCGAAAGATAGCGAAAGAATACGGGAAAGATTACGATTTAGCGATTGCTCTTTGGAAAGAAAATAGTAGAGAGTGCAAGATCCTTGCAACTTACATAATGCCAGCCGAGGAGATGCTCCCAGATGTTGTAGGTGTTTGGTTGGAACAAATACCTACACAAGAAATAGCTGAACTTCTATCGTTCAATTTACTTCGATATCTGAATTTTGCTTCATCTTTGGCATTTCAATGTCTTGCTTCAGATAAAAATTTATATCAGGTGTGTGGCTTTCAGACATTAGCTTGTTTGTTTTCTGATGCTAAAGCACCTGACGAAAGAGGCATGAATGAGTTTCTTGACCAGGCGGAAGTTGCACTCAATGGAACCGATTTTGCAGTGAAACAATCGGCTTATCGGTGTGTGATGCGCTTCTGTGATTTAGGTGATAGTTATCGTGTAATAGCTCAAAAGGCATTAAAAGATTTTTCTATCTAAATGAAATTGATATGATTAGGTCCATTTTTCTCATTATTTCCAATATGATCTAACGATATCTATATTTACCTTTATTTTCGGAGATTTGGCTTTATCATTTCAATCTCTCTCTTTTTAGAATCAATAATTTTAAATGTAAAGAAGATCTAAGATTAGTGTAATGTATTCGCACATATACTTAAATCTTGTATTATCAAAATACATTTGATGGAGAAATTTTTATACAAAATAAGATATTAGTCTTGAAATTATCATTTATCTTTCTATTTTCTTATCTCGTATAAACAATAACCCAACAAAAGTTAATAATCCATTGAGCATTAGTAATTCATACCCAAATTTATAATTCCACAATTGCGAAGCAACATTGTCTAACAAGAAACAGAACAATGGACTTGCTATAGCAATATAAGGTACTAAGTTATCATTCACGCATCTCCGTATTAACAATGCATAAACAAATAATCCGAGAATAGGTCCGTAAGTATAGGAGCACAATATATATACAGCATTAATTAAATTCGTAGAATTTATTGCTTTAAATATCAAAATAAATAGAATAAATACAATCGATACCCCTATATGTACATTTTTACGTAGCTTTTCGTTTGTTGGTTGTTCACAAATATCAACACAAACACTGGTAGTAAGTGAAGTTAGTGCAGAGTCGGCACTCGAGAAACATGCTGCAACCACACCTATTGTAAATAATATCTCTACTCCACTACCCAAAATGCCATTAGCAATAGGATACAACATTAATTCGTCGGGAGAAGTTGGTAAAGGAATACTCTTTTGTTGAAAGAATATCATAAGCAATACACCTAAAGCCATAAACAACAGGTTAGCCGGCAAGAAGGCAAGACCATAAGTACACATATCCTTTTGCGCATCGCGTAAGGACTTACATGTTAGATTCTTCTGCATCATATCCTGATCAAGACCTGTCATAACAACAACAATAAACACACCACTTAGAAATTGTTTCCAGAAATTTTGTGTAGAAACCCAATCATTCCAAACAAATATTTGTGAATGTTCATTATTTACAATAGTATTAAAGGTTTCCACAAGATCCAGATTCAGTGCATCTATAACTTTATATACAATAAGGAATAGAGTTAAAAACATACACAACGTTTGAAAGGAATCAGTAAACACCAAGGTTCTTATCCCACCTTTATGCGTATAAAGCCATATTAACAATACTAAAACAACAACTGTAAGTGGAAAAGGAACTGTGAAATTATCAAGAACAAAACGTTGTAAAATCATACAAACAACATAAAATTTTACAGTTGCTCCAGACATTTTGGATAAAATAAAAAATGAAGCGCCTATTTTGTAGCTTCGTTCGCCTAATCTTTCTTTTAGAAATGAATAGATTGTTATTAAATTTAAACGATAATAAATTGGTAATAGAACAAAAGCCACCAACACATAACCTAAAATAAAACCCATACAAGTTTGGGCATAAGTCATATTTTGTTCAATTACCATTCCAGGAACACTGACAAATGTAACTCCAGAAATACTTGCGCCTATCATACCAAAAGCCACAAGATACCAAGGAGACTGTCGAGTTGCCCTAAAAAAAGTTTCATTATTACCTTTCTTAATTGTTAGTTTACTTATAAGTAATAGAATACAGAAATAGATAAAAATAGTCCCTATAATAATCATACGTAGTATAAAAAGAAGAAAAAAGTTATGATTTTAGTCTATATATAAATTCTTTTTTGTAATTTTGCTAACGGAATTCAGTTATAACGATATTACTCTATAAATTATAAATAGAATATTATTAAAGTAACAAAGATATTTAAATAATACTGTGATACACACGTCCAGCTCGTTCAAAGTATTTATTACTTTCACGAGCTGCTTTTATTTTATTATAATTCGTTGCTGGCTTGTAAAGCTGCACCTATAGCAGTACAATATTCTGAATATTTAGGAATAATAAAATTGACATTATAAAGACGTTCCATCATTGGGAAAAGAATTTTACATTGAGGTAAACGCGAAAGATTACCAATCATTACAAAATTCTTAATCCCACTATTTAACGCACTTAAGATAGATGCAGAGCCTATAGATTGTAATACCAGACATATAAGACCTAATGCAACATCTTCATTTTTTGCATTACCATATGCATTTGCAAAAAGCGAAGCAGTTGCATTCATTGGTAATCCTGGAAGAGGTTTAGAAGAAATGTCACTGATTTGTAGATTTATATTTCCTATGTTCCCTTTCTTTGCTAAATCTGAAATCTGATGAATATCATCGGTATTCAGCAATAAACGAGAAAGTCCACTCAGAGTACCTCCTCCTATCCCTATTCCACCAATATGCCGAATATCATCTTCGTCACACAATACAAGCGAAGTGCCGGTACCCATTGAAACAACAATCATTCGATTTAGATTCGATTCAAATCGAGCACCTAATCCATCGGCTAAAAATTCATCAGCTTTTTCTGTAGGCAAACCGTAAACAGGCTTATCTATATAAGCAGAACCTACACCTGTCAGCATGACTTTTCCTACATCATTCAGTTCTATCTTATTGTCGTATAGATACTTCCCAAAAGCACCATAAAGAGAAGTTACAGGATCTGTAGCTTTTATACGCAAAGGACGTACTACTTCTTTATTTCTTATTCCAACTATCTTTGTCGTCGATATTCCAACATCAATTCCAATAGCAATTTTCATAACACCTTATATATTATTATTGAGCAAAGGTACAAAAAAAGTAGATTGCTAAACACCTTATGAAAGAGTTTTTGCAAAAAAAACGAAAAATATTTCTCTATTTATCTGAAAATGAGTATCTTTGCACACCGTTATGATGAGATAACAAGATAAGTATAAATTTATAGATAAACAGAACAAATGACAAAGGCAGATATCATCAATGGGATTGCGTCTTCCACTGGCATATCTAAGAAAGATGTGTCGGCAGTTGTGGAATCTTTTATGGATGCGATAAAGAACAGCATGTTGGAGAAGAAAGAAAATGTCTATCTCCGTGGTTTTGGAAGCTTCATTATAAAGCATCGAGCAGAGAAAACCGCACGAAACATTTCAAAGAACACAACAATCACTATCCCTGCGCATAACTTCCCCAGTTTCAAACCGGCGAAGACTTTTATTGAGGATATGAAAAAGTAAGAAAAAACGATACAAACAATTTAAACATTTAAAGCTATGCCAAACGGAAAGAAGAAAAAGGGACACAAAATGGCTACGCACAAGCGTAAGAAGAGATTAAGAAAGAACAGACATAAGAGCAAATAAGCCATAACGGCCCGAAGATTTTTATGTAATCTTTCAACAGAACGGGGCATGTCAACGCACAAAAACTCCTTATCCCTTGGAGGCGGAGACACGTCTCGCTTTCTTTAAGTAAGCTCATTATAGAAGCTTATAAAACAGAAGAAAATGACAAGCGAAATAATAATTGATGCCCAACCGAAAGAGATTTCGATTGCATTGCTTGAGGATAAACGATTGGTTGAATACCAACGCGAACCAAGAGAGGCCAATTTCTCCGTTGGAAACATCTACATTGCGAAAGTTAAAAAACTTATGCCAGGACTTAATGCCTGCTTTGTAGATGTTGGCTATGAACGCGACGCATTTCTTCATTATCTTGATTTAGGAAGTCAGTTCAACTCCTTTGCCAAATATCTCAAACAGGTACAAAGCGATAGAAAAAAACTTTATCCTATTCAAAAAGCCAGTAAACAACCCGACTTACAAAAAGATAGCAGTATTCAGAATATACTTCAGGTAGGTCAGGAAGTAATGGTACAAATAGTAAAAGAACCCATTTCTACAAAGGGACCACGCCTGACAGGTGAAATTTCTTTTGCAGGGCGCTATATTGTGCTCATTCCTTTCGGAGATAAAGTAAACGTTTCTACCAAAATAAAAAGTGGAGAAGAACGTGCTCGCTTAAAGCAACTTATACAAAGCATTCGCCCTAAGAATTTTGGAGTAATTGTTCGTACTGTGGCTCAAGGAAAAAGGGTGGCAGAACTCGACGCTGAGATGAAGCTTTTGTATGGAAGATGGCAAGATGCCATAACAAAAGTACAAAAATCTCAGGAGCGACCACAGCTCGTTTTTGAAGAAAAAGGCCGTGCAGTAGGCATGCTTCGCGATCTTTTCAATCCAACCTACGAGAATATTTATGTAAACGACGAAGAAATATGTAACGCCGTAAAAAACTATGTTACTCTCATTGCTCCTGAAAAAGCAAACATAGTAAAGAAGTATACAGGAAAAGTTCCTATCTTCGACAATTTCAATGTAACAAAACAAATTAAGTCGAGCTTTGGGAAAACAATAAATTACGGACACGGATGCTACATTATCGTTGAACATACCGAAGCCATGCACGTTGTTGACGTGAATAGTGGGAACAGAACGAAGGAAAAAGAACAAGAACAAAATGCTCTCGATACAAATCTTGGTGCAGCCGACGAAATAGCTCGTCAACTTCGACTAAGAGATATGGGGGGAATTATTGTTGTTGACTTTATTGACATGAACTTGGCGGAAGACCGACAGATGCTTTACGAACGCATGTGCAAAGCGATGCAAAAAGATCGTGCTCGGCATAACATTTTACCATTGAGCAAATTCGGTTTGATGCAGATAACACGCCAAAGAGTCCGTCCTGCTATGGATGTTGATGTTGCAGAAGACTGTCCAACTTGTTTTGGAACCGGCAAGATACGCTCAAGTCTACTATTTACCGACTTGCTTGAACGCAAGATTGAACAGCTCGTAGAGAAGATTGGCATAAAGAAGTTCTATCTACATGTGCATCCATATGTTGCTGCTTATATCAACAAGGGCATAGTTTCCATAAAAATGAGGTGGCAATTAAAATACGGCTTGGGCGTCAGAATAGTCCCATCACAAAAACTAGCTTTCATGCAGTACGAATTTTACGACAACAAACGTCAGTTTATTGACATGAAGGACAAGAACGACAAACTGTAAAAGCAGTTTTAAGTTACAAGACTACTTGCAGAGTACTAAAAAGATAATGAAAGAACCATAAAAGAAGATGTTGTATCGCAATGATGCAACATCTTTTTTATTCTGACAGTATTGTATAGTATGTTCAGATAAAGGAAAAACTACAACTATGTTGACAAATAAAAGACACAATTTGCTGTCGTTATAGCCCAGAATAGCAAGTTGTGCCCCTACTTTTAATTTATCCTTAAGGCATAACTAAATGTTTTTTCTCTTTCTCGCCGCTTCGTAGCTCTATTCGTTTCAGCTTCTTATAGATGTCTTGTTTTGCATGGGCAGATCTTGGCAGTAAGCCTGCATTGCAAATATTCCATATTATTTTCCCATTCGTAAGCTTTATACGAAGTACATACACAGCAACTTTTTTATCTATTACATCAAAGTAAAAACGGTAAGGCATCCATTTCAGGTCTTGTTCCGTTAATTGATTAACTTTTTTCTCTATCCAGCGATTTTTGCTCTCTTGTATTTCCTTTGCATAATGATTGGCAATAACAACCGAATCGTTTCTGTATCTTATAAGAATATTGTCGTCGGCATCTAACAAGTTATCAAAACAGATTGTTCGCCACGTTGTAATTTGCAGTATGGAAAATTATCATTTAAAAAAATAATTTTGTAATTATGGTTTTAAAAATCATAATTATAAATCGCCACAGTTTTTATTATAAACAGTGTAACAGTAAAGTGGTTTCAGATAAGATGAAACAACCAATATATAATCTTAATGGTCTGTTTTATAATTGTGTAAGATTATTATCCAATCATTGTTACATTATACTTTGGTAAAAAATATAGCTTTAATGTGATTTAGTATGATTAAACACAGCAGATTGTCAATATTTCTATGTAAATTTGCGGAAACCAAAAATCATAAAAGATGAACACATACACGAAATATATTGCACAAACGCTCAATTTGTCTGAGAAGATTGTTGCGGCAACATTAAATTTACTGGACGAAGGTTGCACCATTCCTTTCATTGCAAGATACCGAAAGGAGCGCACAGGAAATCTTGACGAACTGCAAATTACGCATATTGCGGAAATGAATGAGCGTCTGGCAGAAACCGACAAACGCAAGGGAACTATTCTGAAAACAATAGGCGAACAAGGAAAACTTACCAAGGAACTGGAGAGCAGGATAGTGAATTGCTGGGACAATGCAGTGTTGGAAGATTTGTATTTGCCTTTTAAACCAAAGCGAAGAACCAAAGCGCAGATTGCGCGCGAGCAAGGACTTGAACCACTGGCAACGCTGCTGCTGATGCAAAGAGAGCAGAACCCAACGGCTGCAAGCAAACGTTTTGTGAGGGGTGACGTGGAGAACGAGACTGTTGCACTGCAAGGCGCAAAGGATATTATTGCCGAAATGGTAAGCGAAAATCAGCAGGCACGCAATACAGTGCGAAGTACTTACAAACGCGAAGCCGTGATTTCTTCGAGGGTGATAAAGAAAGTAGAAGATACGGACGAGGCACAGAGGTTTTCAGACTACTTCAATTTCTCCGAGCCATTGCGACGTTGCAACAGCCATCGGCTATTGGCTATGAGGCGAGGCGAAGCCGCAGGAATATTGCGTGTAGGCATTTCGATTGATGGGGAAGAATGCATTGAACGCCTGAGGCGACAGTTCGTACACGGTAGGGGAGCTTGTCAGGCTTTAGTAGCTGAAGCCGTTGAAGATAGTTT
Proteins encoded in this region:
- the coaW gene encoding type II pantothenate kinase; this encodes MKIAIGIDVGISTTKIVGIRNKEVVRPLRIKATDPVTSLYGAFGKYLYDNKIELNDVGKVMLTGVGSAYIDKPVYGLPTEKADEFLADGLGARFESNLNRMIVVSMGTGTSLVLCDEDDIRHIGGIGIGGGTLSGLSRLLLNTDDIHQISDLAKKGNIGNINLQISDISSKPLPGLPMNATASLFANAYGNAKNEDVALGLICLVLQSIGSASILSALNSGIKNFVMIGNLSRLPQCKILFPMMERLYNVNFIIPKYSEYCTAIGAALQASNEL
- a CDS encoding HU family DNA-binding protein translates to MTKADIINGIASSTGISKKDVSAVVESFMDAIKNSMLEKKENVYLRGFGSFIIKHRAEKTARNISKNTTITIPAHNFPSFKPAKTFIEDMKK
- a CDS encoding ribonuclease E/G, translating into MTSEIIIDAQPKEISIALLEDKRLVEYQREPREANFSVGNIYIAKVKKLMPGLNACFVDVGYERDAFLHYLDLGSQFNSFAKYLKQVQSDRKKLYPIQKASKQPDLQKDSSIQNILQVGQEVMVQIVKEPISTKGPRLTGEISFAGRYIVLIPFGDKVNVSTKIKSGEERARLKQLIQSIRPKNFGVIVRTVAQGKRVAELDAEMKLLYGRWQDAITKVQKSQERPQLVFEEKGRAVGMLRDLFNPTYENIYVNDEEICNAVKNYVTLIAPEKANIVKKYTGKVPIFDNFNVTKQIKSSFGKTINYGHGCYIIVEHTEAMHVVDVNSGNRTKEKEQEQNALDTNLGAADEIARQLRLRDMGGIIVVDFIDMNLAEDRQMLYERMCKAMQKDRARHNILPLSKFGLMQITRQRVRPAMDVDVAEDCPTCFGTGKIRSSLLFTDLLERKIEQLVEKIGIKKFYLHVHPYVAAYINKGIVSIKMRWQLKYGLGVRIVPSQKLAFMQYEFYDNKRQFIDMKDKNDKL
- a CDS encoding DNA alkylation repair protein, encoding MVTGKTHDKLKQIKQSFHLFMNGVAAQSMREKGAEYKVNWGIDLINLRKIAKEYGKDYDLAIALWKENSRECKILATYIMPAEEMLPDVVGVWLEQIPTQEIAELLSFNLLRYLNFASSLAFQCLASDKNLYQVCGFQTLACLFSDAKAPDERGMNEFLDQAEVALNGTDFAVKQSAYRCVMRFCDLGDSYRVIAQKALKDFSI
- a CDS encoding sodium:solute symporter; this encodes MIIIGTIFIYFCILLLISKLTIKKGNNETFFRATRQSPWYLVAFGMIGASISGVTFVSVPGMVIEQNMTYAQTCMGFILGYVLVAFVLLPIYYRLNLITIYSFLKERLGERSYKIGASFFILSKMSGATVKFYVVCMILQRFVLDNFTVPFPLTVVVLVLLIWLYTHKGGIRTLVFTDSFQTLCMFLTLFLIVYKVIDALNLDLVETFNTIVNNEHSQIFVWNDWVSTQNFWKQFLSGVFIVVVMTGLDQDMMQKNLTCKSLRDAQKDMCTYGLAFLPANLLFMALGVLLMIFFQQKSIPLPTSPDELMLYPIANGILGSGVEILFTIGVVAACFSSADSALTSLTTSVCVDICEQPTNEKLRKNVHIGVSIVFILFILIFKAINSTNLINAVYILCSYTYGPILGLFVYALLIRRCVNDNLVPYIAIASPLFCFLLDNVASQLWNYKFGYELLMLNGLLTFVGLLFIRDKKIER